A window of the Emys orbicularis isolate rEmyOrb1 chromosome 1, rEmyOrb1.hap1, whole genome shotgun sequence genome harbors these coding sequences:
- the TMEM19 gene encoding transmembrane protein 19 gives MSYQQEDYKESIKMMTNIVILSLLICISLSFWIVSMTASTYYGTLRPISPWRWLFSVVVPLMIASRGFKKKSLDHSGALGGLVVGFILTIANYSFFTALLMFFVTSSKLTKWKEDVKKHIDSEFKQGGQRNWVQVFCNGGVPTELALLYMIENGPGEIPIDFSKQYTASWMCLSLLGALACSAGDTWASEIGSVWSKSEPRLITTWEKVPVGTNGGVTLVGLISSLIGGMLVGVAYFITQLVFVSDLDISAPQWPLVVFGAMAGLLGSIIDSYLGATMQYTGFDKRIGMVVNYETKDSKHISGKPILDNNAVNLFSSVVIALLLPGVAWGFWPRG, from the exons ATGTCATACCAGCAGGAGGACTACAAAGAATCTATCAAAATGATGACAAATATTGTCATTTTGAGCCtgcttatttgtatttccttatCTTTCTGGATTGTGTCCATGACAGCAAGTACATACTATG GTACTTTACGGCCTATTTCTCCATGGCGTTGGCTTTTTTCAGTTGTGGTTCCACTAATGATTGCTTCAcgaggctttaagaaaaagagCCTGGATCACAGTGGAGCTTTAGGGG ggttaGTGGTTGGATTTATCCTAACAATTGCAAATTACAGCTTCTTCACTGCTTTGCTCATGTTTTTTGTTACTTCTTCAAAACTTACTAAGTGGAAAGAAGATGTGAAGAAGCATATAGATTCAGAATTCAAACAAG GTGGGCAGAGGAATTGGGTGCAAGTATTCTGTAATGGTGGTGTCCCTACGGAGCTGGCTCTGCTATATATGATAGAAAATGGACCAGGTGAAATTCCAATAGACTTTTCCAAGCAGTACACTGCATCATGGATGTGTTTATCCCTTTTGGGAGCTTTGGCCTGCTCTGCTGGAGATACATGGGCTTCAGAGATTGGCAGTGTCTGGAGTAAAAGTGAGCCAAGGTTAATAACAACATGGGAAAAGGTTCCAGTAG GTACTAATGGAGGTGTTACGTTAGTGGGCCTAATTTCAAGTCTCATTGGTGGCATGCTAGTAGGTGTGGCTTACTTCATTACTCAGCTTGTTTTTGTGAGTGATCTGGATATATCTGCTCCACAGTGGCCACTCGTTGTGTTTGGCGCAATGGCTGGTTTACTGGGATCAATTATTGATTCATATTTAGGAGCTACAATGCAATACACCG GTTTTGACAAGCGTATTGGCATGGTTGTCAACTACGAAACAAAAGACTCCAAGCACATATCTGGAAAACCTATACTGGACAACAATGCAGTGAACCTCTTTTCTTCTGTAGTCATTGCTTTGTTACTTCCTGGTGTGGCATGGGGTTTCTGGCCAAGAGGGTGA